From a single Silene latifolia isolate original U9 population chromosome 6, ASM4854445v1, whole genome shotgun sequence genomic region:
- the LOC141588501 gene encoding uncharacterized protein LOC141588501, producing the protein MEFFQECVSLCAMEDIKATGALYTWSNKQAPADRVYSRLDRAMGNQEWMELYGDYVAHFHPEGMFDQCPCTVVDKNIEIGGRRSFKYFNMWGKADSFLSYAAAVWGRSYSGTKMFSLIKKLKALKPVLKGLNRSCFSDIENSSSIASALLESIQKQIVDEPGNFDLIQQEMELSAELKGLISARDSFLTQKAKIQWSIEGDLNTYYFHQAIRMRIMMNKVLQIEDMHGKLCILGDDIQNALLSYYQDLLGTTTVTDHVSLSVVRRGSCCTTEHWEILNRPATVEEIKHSIFSIPKSKSPGPDGFNSQFYRDAWEIVGEEVCVAIANFFSTGKLLNQINSTVITLIPKVDRPTSVKHFRPISCCNVIYKSISKILCSRLALVLRDIISRNQGAFVKGRSILENILICQDLVRLYSRGMASPRYVNSIMLLLRALATFSATSGLRVNATKSEVVFNGVAPGLKQDITEISGFTEGMLPFKYVGVPIQAGRLTKTDCNVLIEKIVLRVRSIGARKLSYAGRLVLINSVFNTLHNYWASIFLIPKGVIKRIEQKRGGTGYQRGWVWNVANVGKLVNWIYTKADRLWVLWIDHVYMKGTDWDNYHPPQDSNWNWRNICKMGVTVDDNCVMCEGGPETYCHLFTDCIYSKQILAGLENWLQRKLIVSSGDCSKLQYQMERNDCRLKLKLRCPAQVIRSIKKQVKGRVKQKLKAIMQSRDRQWLASIDIIV; encoded by the exons ATGGAGTTTTTTCAGGAGTGTGTTTCATTGTGTGCCATGGAGGATATAAAAGCTACTGGTGCCCTATATACTTGGTCTAATAAACAGGCACCTGCTGATAGAGTATATAGCAGGCTTGATAGGGCCATGGGAAACCAGGAATGGATGGAGTTATATGGTGACTATGTGGCTCACTTCCACCCTGAGGGCATGTTTGATCAATGTCCATGTACTGTAGTGGATAAGAATATAGAGATTGGTGGGAGGAGAAGCtttaagtattttaatatgtggggtaaAGCTGACTCTTTTTTGAGTTATGCAGCTGCTGTTTGGGGTAGGTCTTATAGTGGGACTAAGATGTTTAGCCTCATTAAGAAATTGAAAGCATTAAAACCAGTGCTCAAGGGTTTGAATAGGTCCTGTTTCTCTGATATAGAGAATAGTTCTAGTATTGCCAGTGCCTTGTTGGAAAGCATTCAGAAACAGATTGTGGATGAGCCTGGCAATTTTGATCTTATTCAGCAGGAAATGGAGCTGTCTGCTGAGTTAAAGGGGCTTATCTCTGCTAGGGATAGTTTCCTGACTCAGAAAGCTAAAATTCAGTGGTCCATAGAAGGTGACCTGAATACTTATTATTTCCATCAAGCTATAAGAATGAGGATTATGATGAATAAGGTTTTGCAAATAGAGGATATGCATGGCAAGCTATGTATTTTGGGTGATGATATCCAAAATGCTTTATTATCTTATTATCAGGACCTGTTGGGGACTACTACTGTCACTGATCATGTCAGTCTGTCTGTGGTTAGAAGGGGTTCATGTTGTACAACCGAGCATTGGGAAATTTTGAATAGACCAGCTACAGTTGAAGAAATCAAGCATAGCATTTTTAGTATCCCTAAGAGTAAATCCCCAGGACCTGATGGCTTTAATAGCCAATTTTATAGGGATGCCTGGGAAATTGTGGGAGAGGAGGTCTGTGTAGCTATTGCTAATTTTTTCTCTACTGGAAAGCTACTGAATCAGATTAATTCTACAGTGATCACACTGATCCCTAAGGTGGATAGACCAACAAGTGTTAAACATTTCAGACCTATCTCTTGCTGCAATGTCATTTATAAATCAATCTCAAAGATTCTTTGCTCTAGATTAGCCTTAGTTCTGCGTGACATCATTAGTAGAAACCAAGGTGCTTTTGTTAAGGGGAGGAGTATTCTTGAAAATATTCTTATTTGTCAGGACCTTGTGAGACTTTATTCTAGAGGAATGGCTTCTCCTAGAT ATGTCAATTCAATTATGCTTCTGCTAAGGGCACTGGCTACTTTTTCTGCTACCTCTGGACTTAGAGTTAATGCAACTAAGTCTGAGGTGGTGTTTAATGGTGTGGCACCTGGTCTGAAACAGGATATTACTGAGATTTCTGGGTTTACTGAAGGTATGCTCCCGTTTAAATACGTGGGTGTCCCTATCCAAGCTGGGAGATTAACTAAGACTGACTGCAATGTGTTGATTGAGAAGATTGTTTTAAGGGTTAGGAGTATTGGTGCCAGGAAATTGAGTTATGCAGGGAGACTGGTCTTGATTAACTCTGTATTCAATACATTGCATAACTACTGGGCTTCTATTTTTTTGATCCCCAAAGGAGTGATTAAGAGAATTGAG CAAAAAAGAGGGGGGACTGGGTATCAAAGAGGCTGGGTGTGGAATGTGGCCAATGTTGGCAAGTTAGTTAATTGGATTTACACTAAGGCTGATAGACTCTGGGTCTTATGGATAGACCATGTTTATATGAAAGGAACTGATTGGGATAATTATCATCCTCCTCAAGATTCCAACTGGAATTGGAGGAATATTTGTAAA ATGGGAGTTACTGTTGATGATAACTGTGTCATGTGTGAAGGGGGGCCTGAAACTTATTGCCATTTGTTTACTGATTGCATATATAGTAAGCAAATTCTTGCAGGCTTAGAAAATTGGTTACAAAGGAAGTTGATAGTCAGTTCAGGTGATTGCTCCAAGTTGCAGTATCAA ATGGAAAGGAATGATTGCAGACTGAAGCTTAAACTCAGATGCCCTGCTCAGGTGATCAGATCAATAAAGAAGCAGGTCAAGGGGAGAGTTAAGCAGAAACTGAAGGCGATTATGCAATCAAGAGACAGGCAGTGGCTAGCTAGCATTGACATTATTGTGTAG